In Choloepus didactylus isolate mChoDid1 chromosome 18, mChoDid1.pri, whole genome shotgun sequence, the genomic stretch ATGTTCTATGTCACATGATCTGCCGCTCTGGCCATAGCTGATTGGATGACAGGTGGGCACCTGACCCAAGGCAGCCAATGGCCTTGAATAAGAGCTTTGTCTTGTTCCACCAAAACTGAGAAAGATGGGGCTGGACAGTACGGCTCTGCTGGGGAGGCTTGCGAGCTGGTTCTCAGTGCTGGGAAGAAGCGAGAGGCACCGAGCCCAGGATGGTGCCCACACCACTGCTGAGGGTCGGGGGATTTTTcctcctggccctgcccctcCTAGCCCACCATCAGGTTCCCAAACCCTTCCACAAGCTCCTGGGCAGCTGCTGGGCTCCCTCCTCACCGGGAGGCGGGTCATGAGTTATTTCCTATGCCCAGAGGCCTGACTCTCTTATTTCCATGTACGTCCTGACCCGTATAGACCCCGCCTTGCTCTGGGAGCCTGGAAGGGCCTCTTTTGGGCCACTAAAAACTCCTGACCCAGTGACTCCACCCCTTAGGTGGTGCCAAAGTCAGAACTCCCACCCTGGTGTGCTAAGTGCTTTTACCAAAGGGGTCAAATAAACCACTGTGAAACCTGTTGCCCCTGGTGGTTTGCAAAAGGGAGAACTTTTCTGAGGTCAAAGTGAATGTTTTTCAGGTGGGGTCCCCCAAATGGGGTGTACTAGCAGGCAGGGCCTGGGACGAGATGAGTAAAAAGCTTGCCTGGcgtgcaaaatttaagggggcaccaaaaaaactcagtaatcaagatatGTAAAATCTAAAcacaatgtatttaaaaattgatacttaaacaacaacaaaaaaatccatgatgaacagAAGATCAAAATTTTAAGCAAAAGCAGGCTTCTGCGGTTGTGTGTTTTAACGACCCCCACCCGCCCTGACTGTTGTGTCCACTACCTGGTAGTTTATGAGGTTGACAGTTACTTGGGCAATTCAGGTCTTTGTATATAATCTTTAAAAGCTTTACCGTAGAACTTTCATTAACTTTTCCCACTTGGCTCAAAATACGGGGGGCTATTTCTACGTGTGTAAAGGGGCACacgtttttttcctttttgcctcaGTCTGGTGGCCCTGCCCTCTGATTATGGTCTGAGACAAAAGCTTCCAGAACAAAAGCTTCATGGAGATAGGGACGACGGATGGACACGCCCTGGAGTTAGGATTTGTGTGTCTCAAACTGACTGGTTTCAAACTGGAGACCAAAGAGCTTCACGGTGGGGGCGTGGGTGGCTGCAGAAGCCATGGCCGTCGTTCCTGCTGAAGTCAGAATGGGGGGTAGGGCTGGGGAGCAAGGTGAAAGTTCAGTTTAGCCATGTTGGCTCCAGGCGGCAGAGAGACGTGGGGACAATTGAGATGCGGGATGGGAGCTGCAGGTACAGCCCGGAAGTGTTTGTCAGGGAGCAGAGCAAGAAGCTGCAAGAGGACCGCAAGCTGGTGCTGCTGCTTTTGAAGGGGAGGAAGGTGGGGTCCTCAGAGGTGGtccaaaaggaaggaggaaggaagatggCAGGACAGCAGCTCCTCGGCCTGCAGCCCAGGCTGGGGCGCGGTTCCTCCCGCAGCCAGCAGGGGGCGCTGTGGGGCCGCCGCCAGGACGGCTTTGTGGGAAGGAAGGTGCACAGCCTCCCAGCACCCCGTCCCTGGTCCCTGACACCACATCGCTCACCGCCGGTGCATGCCAGGGGCAGCTCACCCAGTCGCTCAGCTCTTCGGCGAGAAGGCCCTCTCCGAGGTAGAGCACAAAACAAAACTCCAGATGTTGCTCACGGACCCCCAGCGCCCTGCCTGCAGCCTCCTGGGCCCTGCCCACATCACCCCTGGCTGGACCCTGTTCCCCCAGCTTCAAGCAGCAGCCCTGGCCCTGGGCGGGATGAACTGCCAAGGTCCAGTGCCTTCTCTTTAGGGGCTGGGCAGTGGGGAGACCCTCTCTCAAGGGCCCCATTCCAGAACGATACTGGTTTTGACGGGTTCATGTCGGCTGAAGTGATATGGGGGGTGGATGGGAGGGGCTGCTCTTCCCAGACTATCCCCCACCTCCTGACCTCGGACAGGCTTCTCCTCCCCGGATTCTACTCCCCATAGGCCCCACGGGCCCCACGGCCCACAAGCGTGGCTCTGGCTCTGGCTGGGCCTGAGCTTCCGGGGTCCATGACATGCAGGAATTTGCAGCTTTCCTGAGGGGTTTCTGCCTCCCTTTCCTTGGCCCACCACCTCCTGCGGTTGCCCTTGCTCACTTACCCACattctctctccatttctgtGCCTTCTCTTCAGGACTCCTGGCTTCAGCTGAGTctaccctccctccttccatttGCAACTTCTGGATGTTCTAACCTCCTCCTCCTGGTACCTGCCTTGCAAGGCAGGGCTCTTGTTCACTCCTATTTCAAGTCAGAGGtgatggaggctcagagaagtcaagggacttccccaaggtcacacagccgcTAAGAGGCTGAGGCTGACTCCGGAGCCCGGTGCGCCTTCCTTCGGCTGCTGCCTCCTAGGAAAACGCCTTGTCCACGCTGACCTCTCCACTCTGCTTTATGCTTTCCATTCACACAGCTCACTCTTGGCCCTGGGTGCTTGGCTGGCTTTCTAAgagctgaatttatttattctctggaCTTCTGTAGAGCACCTTGATGTGCCAGGCCCCGGAGATGAAGGCACAGCCTGCATTCGAGGAGTTGACAGTCTGGAGACAAGCCTTCCCCTGGGTGTCAGCTGAATCTTCCCAGACTGCCTGAACCCTCCCAAGGGGCAGAGACTGTTTCCTGCTTctcctgcagcccccacccccacccccccagggcGATGACCTCCTGGCCCCTCCTTGGGGagctgctgatgctgctggttgcCTCCatcaggggtgggggctgggcaggCCTGGCCCTGAGGCTGTGGTGTGCAGGATGGAGAGCTTGGGAAGGGGTCTGGGAATTGAGAAGTCAGGGAAGACGTTGGGGGTTTATGACTGATAAGAGCTGGCTTCCTCTCTCAAATCCTAGGGGCTGTGCTGCCACGTGGGACACGAGCTGCAAGGCTAAGACCCAATCCTGGGCTTTACTCTATCAGTACAGCACTTGGACAAGCAGGACCCTACTTCCTGGAGATTTCTCCTGATTCCTTCTCCATTTATCCTCTCCTTGCCAGGGAAGAGATTTCCAGAACCAAAGATAAAAAGGCCCCTTGACTTTTTAACAAGAACAACACTCCCCCAACCcggacccccacccccaatgtcCAGCTTCTAGTCTCTGGGCCTGTGTTTCTGAGACACAGGGGAGGGGGCACCCTGGATGGGGACCCAGCCAAAAACAAGTCCCCTAAGGAGGGGAGACAGAGGCGAGGGGCAGGTGGCAGGAAATGGGCCACACGACGTGCACGGATACAGGAAGAACGGGTCTGTTTAATGACAGCCGGGTCTGGTTACAAACGTCAGAAACTACAAAAGGAGGACAGGCAGTTACACAGATGGCAGCAcaaggaggggcaggaggggacaCGAGCACAGGAGCCACAGCAGCAGCACATCCTTGGAGACAATGCATGTGACCAAGGGGCACACATGGGGGAGGTGGTTACCCCACAAGGCTGACCCAGATGGATGGACAGGACAGACTGCTGGCCAGGAGCAGGGTGGGGAAGGCAGGCCCCGAGCCCTGCGAGCCCCAGGATCAGATCGAAGCTTTCGGTCCTGTCGTCCTGCTGATGGgcagcccccaccctcacccccacccccgggcTGGCATTGTGGCAAGGGCAGGTGGCGCTGGCATTCGAGGCTCCTCTACTGCAGCCCCGGCCCCAGCTCAGTCGTCCATCCCAGAACTTCTGGAACCTTCCATCTGCCCCGTTCTGAGCAAACAGAAGCAAAGTGGCTACCCCGAGTCAGTGCACCAAATCCTTCTGGGGGGAGCGAAATCCTTGCTGCCTGAAAGTGGAAAGCAGGAGTGCGGGGAGCTGGGGTCAGAGAGAACAGGCCAGGCTTGGCCAGCAAGATGGGCCACCCCTACCCTGCCCATACAAGCTCAGATCCCCTCTGTGCTCATGTGGGACTCCCACCTCTGCCAGGACACTCTGTCCTCTGCCCAGAAGTATGACCagggcccctccctgcccccaacacAGATGGGCAGAACCAAGGCATCCCACGGGTCTCTGGGTCCTGCAGACAAACATTATAGATATGTacgtgtgcatgtatatatatatatatatatatatatatatttatatagaggtTGTATATAGAATATATCTGTATATACGGTAGATGTGTGTGCATGATACTCTACTAGGTGATGTCGAGACCTGCATGCTGGTCAGGCAGATAGAAACGGGGCTGGTTTATTCCTGGAGCGACTTAGAGACTGTCCCTGCTTCCCGCCAGCCGCTCAGCTCGGTCTCTCTCTAACCGTGAGTAGAAAAGCTAAGAAGAGCGGGCCCAGCTCTGCGAGGAGGAGGGTCCCACCCCTGCAGGCCGGCCCACCGCGCTGGGGTCGGCATCCAGGCAGCCCGCCAGACACCTCCTGGCAGCTCCCGGGGTCTGCGGCCGCGGCGGAGTCTCCTTCCGGGAAGACAGGTCAGGGATCCCTCCAGCGTGCTTGGCACCCAGAAATGGAAGGTCAAGGAGGGTCTTCGGAACTCGGCCTTCTGCTCAAGGTGCTGCCAGGGAGGGGGACAGGAGGGAGGGGGAGTCCTAGGGCCCTGAAGAGGGCAGCGTGGCCGGTGGGCTGTGGACGAGATGGGAGATGGAGGCAATAGGTTAAAGGGCCTGAGTCCAGGGaagctggggggcaggggggaggcaTCTGGGGGTGGCAAGGCGGGGTCCTCTCTGCCCGAAACCCAGCATGTTGCAGTTGACATTGCACCCCCCCACACCCAAGTTCTAGTCCCCCTTCCACTGTGAACCTGCTGTGTGACCGCAGACAAGTCACTCGACCCATCTGTGAGCCCCTGAATCTTTTTATCTGAAACGTGACTAACCCATTTGAGAGTGACAAACTGCCAGTGTTTCACAAGTTGCAAAGCACCATACAACAGGAGCTCTCTTTCCTGATTCAGGAACGCAGTGTGTCCCCGGTTTGACCCACGTCCCTCCTCAGGCCACCCGTCCTGTTCTGTGCACGCAATCTCCCCCCTCTAAACTCCCGACTCCTCCACCCACACGAATGCACACACACTCGTTCGCAGAGAGTTCAGTAAACAGTGGCGTCTGGCTCATCACTGCTCCCATCCTGAAGAGAGGAGGGACAGCGGCCTTCTAGAACCCTGTTCTTTCACACGATGAGCCCACGTGGACCCGGGCAGCAGGCTGGGACTAGAGGTTTGGGCGGGTGCCCCAGAGAGGCACGCCGTCCTGGGGGCTCACAGCCATGCTCTCGGGGAACCAGAAGCAGGAGGGGTGTGAGGGTGGGGGACACCCCATGACGCCGCGGCTGGGGAGGGGGGTAACCCAGACATCTCCCTTGCATCCGGAAGCAGCAGAAACAAGGGTAGAGGCGATTTTGGCGGTTTCCTAATGTCTGGGGTTTGGCGAGATCTAAGTCCCTGGGGTCCGGCGGGGgcaagggaagggaggggatggGGCGTCCTGTCGGGAAACATCAGCCATGTGTTTCTGATTCACCGGGGTTTGTGCCTGGCCAGCTCTTTCTGTGGTGTCCAAACTATCTCTCTTGGCCCCTATAAAAAAAAAGCCCTTTTCTCTAGAAGCAGGAAGTTTGTCTCCTGGCTGTAAACAGACTTGTCTCTGGTGGCAGAGACTTCCCGGGGGAGGCGGAGGGAGGGCGATCCCCTGTCCCCTCCCAGTGACCCTCTCCTTGGCCCCTCTGGCTGCTTCTGTCCACTCTCCAGACCCTGCCAGGGCCCTCCCCGGGCAGGTAAACTCTGCCTGCTTCCTGTCCACCCCGGGGGCCAGGGCAGGCCAGGGCCCAGCTGTGCACATCTGCACTTAGGCCTCGTTCCCGAGGAGAGGTCCCGCAGCCTGGGGAACGGAGCAGGAGTGAGCTCCGGCCCATTTGCTCGCAGCAGGAAGGTCAAGAGGTCCGGCCTCCCCAGGCCGCCTCGGGGTCTTCCTCCGCCAAGCTGGCCTGGAGGGCCCCGCAAGCAGGAGGCCCTGCAGGAGACGCTGCCTTTTTCCATGGGAAACTGCTGGGAATGTTTCCCTACAACGCGTGTCCCGAGCTGCTGGCTGACCCCTGGTTCCCAGTCCCGCCTCCGCTCCTCCATTCAGCTCCCAGAAGCAGCCACCCCTTGGGGGCCCGGGGAGGCCAGAGTCTTCCCAGCCACCGAGGCTGGGGCTGGCCCTCCCCTCATGCTCGGCGTCAGCGGCAGCCCCCTAAGACCGGCCACCCTCCTCGATCCCGGCTTCCGGGTCCTTGCAGGCCCCAAACTGGGAAAGCAGCCTCCGGGGCCAGCACAGAAGTCAACACGCCCCTGCTGGTGTGCAAGCGACCCTCGCACGCACTGCGTGGGTGTGGGCACGTGCACACATGGATGTGACTCTCTCCAATCCTTGTGACTTTCCTGGCTCGGGGCTCTGCGGAGGTAGACGCAAACCTGGCCCCATGTGAGGGGCACCAGGGAGGAAGTGGCCGGAGCTGGCCTGGGCTGGCTCTGAGCCTGCAGTGACCTTCCCGCCAGTGGTCACTGGTACCTCTGCCGGGGGCAGGCAGCTGCAGCCTTAGGGTGCTCCAGGGAAGGGGAGAGTTCTGCCCGAGGAGGGGTCTGTTCCAGGCTCTAGGCTCTGTGCAGGTTGGGGTCGGGCCCTGAGCCTTAGCTGGGTCTGAACTCAGAGGGAGACCCTCTCCCATCTCACCCGCACTTAAATGCATTGGACCCCCAATCCAGCCTCCCCGAGGTGTTTGTGCCCCAGCCCGGGCGAGGTGGGAGCCCCAGGGAACAGGACCCATGGGGGGCTGGAGCGTCCCCCCTTGCCCGGCTGCTCACATGACGGCGTTGGGGACCTGCTGCACCCAGCCCACTTCCTTGTAGGCAGCCGTCACGTGGTGGTAGAGGAGGCTGCGCAGCTTGGACCAGGCTCTCTGTGTCTCGGGTGGGAAGTCATCAGCACATTCCTCAGCCACCACCTCCAGAATGATCCCAGAGAGGATctggggggcagagggaggaagaaggagtAAACGCCTGGGCGCCCCGCTGCCCGCAGCCCCCAGTGCCCCAAGCACTGCTCCTCGCCTGCATCTGGCCGAGGGGATCTTTCAGGGACAGCTGGTGAGAAGAGGCTGGGCGGCCCGGGGGTCCCCTCTGCCGCCCGGGGGAGCCCTCCCAGAGCCCGCAGGCTGCGGTGGTGAGTGGGCCCCGGGGACTCGGGAGCGGAGCCCGGCAGTGGCGGGTGGCAGTGCCCGCCAGGGGACGCACCTTGAAGTACACGGGCTCCACCTCGTGCTTGAGGGCGTGGGCCCTGCCCACGAGGGCCAGCACAGAGGACACCTTGTCGGGGTCGTGGAGGTTCTCCACGACGGTGTTGAGGGCGCCCATGACCCGACAGGCGTGCTTCCGCAGCTGGGGGCTCCGCTCCATTTCCAGGGGCTCCTCCATGTGCTTGAACTGACTGAAGTACTGCTTGGCCGACGGGAAGTTCACAAAGAACCTGACCGGAGGGAGAGAAGCAGGCGCTGAGCCAGGGGCTGCCGTGAGTCTCCACCTTCAGAGACCCCCGAGTGGCCGGGATGTGGGGCTGGGGGTACAGGGGCTGGCGAGGCaggagccacccccaccccaataatCACCTTCACCATCGTAAGTAGCTGCCGCCCCTCAAACACAGACGGTTCTCTGGCTGACCTGGCTCGTGGGCAGCCCCTACCCAGGTCCCGGCCATTTCTGTCCACTGGACTTGCGCAGGCTGGGACCTTCCTCTTCCCAAgcctctcctgcctccttcccaaACTCCGCACACCCTAAAGCCCTGCTCCagtcacagccaagagggtcaGAGCGTGGGTTCTGCAATCACCCGCCTGGGTTACCCTGGGCAAGTTAATTTTCCTGAGCCTCGgctttctcatccataaaatgggcaCTGTTGTTCTATCTTACGGGTTGAGGATTAAACGAGAACCGTATGCAAAGTCCTCAGGACAGGCTTGAGACCTGGGGGGCTTGTGAGGATAAAGTTAGAGCCCTCCCTGTGCGCCAAGGAAAGCCCAGCTTGGGTGAAGGTCACTCAGCCCCGGAGGGGAAGTAATGGGACTCAGCCTCCTCCCACCAGTTCTGTGCTCTTTTTTCTTCACCACCCTTCAGGACATATTGATTGGTGGACTTAATTAAAGACAACAGTTGATTTTTTTACCTGCTTTACCTGGTACTCTAATTACTCTGTGTCCTTGAGTAAAACCTTTCCAATAAGAGTGTAAACTTCTTAGAGCAAACTCCAAGTCTCCCTAGCTCTAGCCTCTCCCTTCTCCAGTTTATCTTAAATTGTCTATTTccctaaaatgccattttcaAGATTAGGTCACTCTCATGCTCCAAAACATTCAATGGCTCCCCAGTACCTAGCAGACACAGTTGAATCTCCTTAAGCTGAAATTC encodes the following:
- the CYGB gene encoding cytoglobin, translated to MEKVPGEMEIERRERSEELSEAERKAVQATWARLYANCEDVGVAILVRFFVNFPSAKQYFSQFKHMEEPLEMERSPQLRKHACRVMGALNTVVENLHDPDKVSSVLALVGRAHALKHEVEPVYFKILSGIILEVVAEECADDFPPETQRAWSKLRSLLYHHVTAAYKEVGWVQQVPNAVIPPATLPSSGP